From a single Calothrix sp. NIES-2098 genomic region:
- a CDS encoding transcriptional-repair coupling factor, which yields MAFSSIVRALARSPLTTELVSKLNRQQDLRLNGVPRFPKGLVASALAQNSEKNLFVVCATLEEAGRAYAQLEAMGWKNVYFYPTSEASPYEPFDPETEMTWGQMQVLADLVKIQESKVNGSHSKIAIVATTGALQPHLPPPNAFIPFSLTLKKGMEFDLNTFSTKLATLGYERVPLVETEGQWSRRGDIVDIFPVASELPVRLEWFGDEIEQIREFDPATQRSALDKIDQIILTPTSFAPIILEALQNSAEYQGLSAKMNSGSELDTEEFEGSRRFLGLAFEQPASLLDYLSENTLVAIDEPEQCHAHSDRWVENAEEQWSLGTGEIDLGSVQLPKIHRSFEDCLAAAANFKQVYLSELAEENTGINLASRPVPVTPHQFAKLADTLRQERDRNFSTWLISAQPSRSVSLLQEHDCPAQFIPNPRDYQAIEKLQINHIPVALKYSGLAELEGFILPTFRLVVVTDREFYGQHSLATPSYIRKRRQAASKQVDPNKLRQGDYVVHRSHGIGKFVKLESLTINDETRDYIVVQYADGLLRVAADQVGSLSRFRTTADKAPELHKMTGKAWENTKNKVRKAIKKLAVDLLKLYAARSQQQGFNYPADMPWQEEMEDSFPYQPTTDQLKAVQDVKRDMESDRPMDRLVCGDVGFGKTEVAIRAIFKAVTAGKQVALLAPTTILTQQHYHTLKERFAPYPVNVGLLNRFRTAEERREIQKRLSTGELDVVVGTHQLLGKGVSFRDLGLLVVDEEQRFGVNQKEKIKSLKTQVDVLTLSATPIPRTLYMSLSGIREMSLITTPPPSRRPIKTHLAQMNYETIRTAIRQELDRGGQVFYVVPRVEGIEETTAKLREIIPSARFAVAHGQMDEGQLESTMLTFNNGEAEILVCTTIIESGLDIPRVNTILIEDAHRFGLSQLYQLRGRVGRAGIQAHAWLFYPQQRALSDAARQRLRAIQEFTQLGSGYQLAMRDMEIRGVGNLLGAEQSGQMDAIGFDLYMEMLEESIREIRGQEIPKVDDTQIDLNLTAFIPADYIPDLDQKMSAYRAVAAAKSKEELTQIAGEWSDRYGGIPVSANQLLRVMELKQLAKKLGFSRIKPENKQHIILETPMEEPAWNLLAANLPDHLKTRFVYSPGKVTVRGLAVLKADQQLQSLIDALGRMQGAIPEAAMV from the coding sequence GAAGCTGGACGCGCTTATGCACAATTAGAAGCGATGGGATGGAAGAATGTGTATTTTTATCCCACTTCTGAAGCGTCACCTTACGAGCCATTTGACCCCGAAACGGAAATGACCTGGGGACAAATGCAGGTGTTGGCTGATTTGGTCAAGATTCAAGAGTCAAAGGTCAACGGGAGTCATTCAAAAATCGCGATTGTGGCTACTACGGGGGCGTTACAACCTCACTTACCACCACCAAATGCTTTCATCCCTTTTTCTCTGACTTTAAAAAAGGGTATGGAATTTGACTTAAATACCTTTAGTACTAAACTCGCTACTTTAGGCTATGAGCGAGTACCTTTAGTGGAAACGGAAGGGCAATGGAGTCGGCGTGGTGATATTGTTGATATCTTTCCTGTAGCTTCTGAGTTACCTGTAAGGTTGGAATGGTTTGGTGATGAAATCGAGCAAATCCGAGAATTCGATCCCGCAACTCAACGTTCTGCTCTTGACAAAATTGACCAAATCATTCTTACGCCTACTAGTTTTGCGCCAATTATTTTAGAAGCACTGCAAAACAGTGCGGAGTACCAAGGGCTGAGTGCGAAGATGAATTCTGGCTCAGAACTTGATACAGAAGAATTTGAAGGTAGCCGTCGCTTTTTGGGGTTAGCTTTTGAGCAACCTGCATCACTTTTAGACTATTTAAGCGAAAATACTCTAGTTGCCATTGATGAGCCAGAACAGTGTCATGCTCATAGCGATCGCTGGGTAGAAAATGCTGAGGAACAATGGTCGCTGGGAACTGGGGAAATCGACCTAGGTTCTGTACAATTACCGAAAATCCATCGGTCTTTTGAAGACTGTTTAGCAGCAGCGGCGAATTTTAAACAAGTATATTTATCGGAACTGGCAGAAGAAAACACTGGAATTAATCTAGCTAGTAGACCTGTTCCGGTTACACCACACCAGTTTGCTAAACTTGCCGATACATTGCGCCAAGAACGCGATCGCAATTTTTCGACTTGGCTAATTTCGGCTCAACCTTCCCGTTCTGTATCCCTTCTGCAAGAACACGATTGTCCGGCGCAGTTTATCCCTAATCCCCGCGACTACCAAGCAATTGAAAAGCTACAAATCAACCATATACCTGTAGCCCTGAAATATTCTGGCTTGGCGGAACTCGAAGGTTTTATTTTGCCGACATTCCGCTTAGTAGTAGTCACTGACAGGGAATTTTATGGACAGCATTCCCTAGCTACACCTAGCTATATCCGCAAGCGTCGCCAAGCTGCGTCTAAGCAAGTCGATCCGAACAAACTGCGTCAGGGGGATTATGTAGTTCACCGCAGTCACGGGATTGGTAAATTTGTCAAGCTAGAAAGTCTGACAATTAATGACGAAACCCGTGATTATATCGTGGTGCAGTATGCTGACGGCTTGCTGAGAGTTGCAGCCGATCAAGTAGGTTCTTTATCGCGCTTCCGCACTACCGCCGATAAAGCACCCGAACTGCACAAAATGACGGGTAAAGCTTGGGAGAATACCAAGAACAAAGTCCGCAAAGCCATCAAGAAATTGGCAGTGGACTTGCTGAAATTGTATGCAGCGCGATCGCAACAACAAGGCTTTAACTACCCAGCGGATATGCCTTGGCAAGAGGAAATGGAAGATTCTTTCCCTTACCAACCGACAACCGATCAGTTAAAAGCTGTACAAGATGTCAAAAGAGATATGGAAAGCGATCGCCCAATGGATCGCTTAGTTTGTGGCGATGTCGGTTTCGGGAAAACAGAAGTAGCAATTCGCGCCATTTTTAAAGCTGTCACCGCAGGTAAACAAGTCGCCTTACTTGCACCTACTACCATTCTCACCCAGCAACATTACCATACCCTCAAAGAACGCTTTGCCCCCTACCCGGTGAATGTTGGCTTACTCAACCGCTTCCGCACTGCTGAAGAACGGCGAGAAATTCAAAAGCGGTTATCAACGGGAGAGTTAGATGTAGTCGTTGGTACACACCAACTTTTAGGCAAAGGTGTCAGCTTCCGCGATTTAGGGCTGTTGGTAGTCGATGAAGAACAACGCTTTGGCGTTAACCAAAAAGAGAAAATTAAAAGCCTAAAAACTCAAGTGGATGTGCTGACACTCTCCGCTACTCCCATTCCCCGTACTTTGTATATGTCTTTGTCCGGTATTCGGGAAATGAGTTTAATTACCACACCACCCCCATCCCGGCGACCGATTAAAACTCATCTCGCCCAGATGAATTACGAAACTATCCGTACAGCCATCCGTCAAGAACTAGACAGAGGCGGTCAGGTATTTTACGTAGTGCCGCGGGTCGAGGGAATTGAAGAGACAACAGCCAAATTGCGAGAAATCATCCCCTCAGCGAGATTTGCTGTGGCTCACGGTCAAATGGATGAAGGGCAGTTAGAATCAACCATGCTCACCTTCAACAATGGTGAAGCAGAAATTTTAGTTTGTACGACAATTATTGAATCTGGTTTAGATATTCCCAGAGTTAACACCATCTTAATTGAAGATGCTCACCGCTTTGGTTTATCACAGCTGTACCAATTACGCGGTCGTGTCGGACGTGCGGGAATTCAAGCTCATGCCTGGTTATTTTATCCCCAGCAACGAGCATTATCTGATGCTGCAAGGCAGAGATTGCGGGCAATTCAGGAATTTACCCAACTAGGTTCGGGATATCAGCTAGCAATGCGCGATATGGAAATTCGCGGTGTAGGTAACTTACTAGGTGCAGAACAATCCGGTCAAATGGATGCGATCGGCTTTGATTTGTATATGGAAATGTTGGAAGAATCGATTCGCGAAATCCGCGGCCAGGAAATTCCCAAAGTTGACGATACCCAAATCGACCTCAACCTCACAGCCTTTATTCCCGCCGATTACATCCCCGACTTAGATCAAAAGATGAGCGCTTACCGTGCAGTAGCGGCGGCGAAATCCAAAGAAGAATTGACACAGATTGCAGGAGAATGGAGCGATCGCTATGGTGGAATTCCCGTAAGCGCTAATCAATTATTGCGCGTTATGGAACTCAAACAACTAGCAAAGAAATTAGGATTTAGCCGCATTAAACCAGAAAACAAACAGCACATCATTTTAGAAACCCCAATGGAAGAACCAGCTTGGAATTTACTGGCGGCGAACTTACCAGATCATCTGAAAACGCGATTTGTCTACTCTCCTGGTAAGGTGACGGTGCGAGGTTTAGCTGTTCTTAAAGCAGATCAACAATTGCAAAGTTTAATTGATGCTTTAGGGCGAATGCAGGGGGCGATTCCTGAAGCCGCTATGGTTTAA
- a CDS encoding nitroreductase, which translates to MTNPTELFHRRYGVDAFNADIPWNETISNLLSHRSIRAYLNDPLPANTLETLIAAAQSASTSSNLQTWSVVAVQDPQRKEKLSQLANNQAHIRQCPLFLVWLADLARLAYIAESQGLPHEGLNYLEMFLVAAIDAALAAQNAVVAAESLGLGTVYIGALRNRPEAVAEVLNLPPHVVAVFGLCVGYADSSVNVEIKPRLPQVAVLHQETYQLEKQDEAIADYNQIMKAFYNSQQMNVPGDWSEHSAKRIAFIESLSGRDKLREVLNNLGFELR; encoded by the coding sequence ATGACCAATCCAACTGAGTTATTCCATCGTCGTTATGGTGTAGATGCATTTAATGCAGATATTCCTTGGAATGAGACAATATCTAATTTGCTGTCTCACCGTTCGATTCGTGCTTACCTGAACGATCCCCTCCCAGCAAACACCTTAGAAACATTGATAGCAGCGGCACAATCTGCATCAACTTCCTCAAATCTCCAGACGTGGAGTGTAGTTGCTGTCCAAGATCCCCAACGTAAGGAGAAGTTATCGCAGTTAGCGAATAATCAAGCACATATTCGCCAATGTCCTTTATTTTTGGTGTGGTTAGCAGATTTGGCAAGATTGGCATACATCGCCGAAAGTCAAGGATTACCTCATGAAGGCTTAAATTATCTGGAAATGTTTTTGGTAGCGGCTATAGATGCAGCATTAGCCGCACAAAATGCGGTTGTCGCCGCGGAATCTCTAGGTTTGGGAACAGTTTATATTGGCGCGTTGCGCAATCGTCCAGAAGCAGTGGCTGAGGTTTTAAACTTACCGCCTCATGTTGTTGCTGTATTTGGGTTATGTGTTGGCTATGCAGATTCATCTGTAAATGTGGAAATTAAACCGCGTTTACCCCAAGTAGCGGTATTGCATCAAGAGACTTATCAATTAGAGAAACAAGATGAAGCGATCGCAGATTACAACCAAATCATGAAAGCATTCTATAATTCCCAACAGATGAATGTTCCTGGGGATTGGTCAGAACACTCAGCTAAACGGATAGCGTTTATTGAATCTTTATCAGGACGCGATAAGTTGCGGGAAGTTTTGAATAATTTGGGGTTTGAGTTGCGATGA
- a CDS encoding dienelactone hydrolase: MTSTGIRTTQVKVPNGDLQIDAYLAEPAKEGKFPAAIVIQEIFGVNIHIREVAEKLAQEGYVAIAPALYQRTAPGFEAQYTPEDIQRGRGYKEQTTAEEILSDIQAAITYLRTLPNVQKDAIGSIGFCFGGHVVYLAATLPDIKVTASFYGGGITNSIPGGGEPTITHTSEIKGPIYAFFGTEDRGIPLEHTEQIEAELKKHQIPHKIFRYEGAEHGFFCNHRASYNPEAAADAWQKVLELFQKTLQLQTV, from the coding sequence ATGACAAGCACAGGAATTCGCACAACTCAAGTTAAAGTCCCAAACGGCGATTTGCAAATTGATGCTTACCTAGCTGAACCTGCAAAAGAGGGAAAATTCCCCGCCGCGATCGTGATTCAGGAAATCTTTGGAGTAAATATTCATATTCGGGAAGTTGCAGAGAAGTTGGCTCAAGAAGGATATGTAGCGATCGCTCCCGCACTTTATCAACGCACTGCTCCTGGTTTCGAGGCTCAATATACCCCAGAAGATATCCAACGTGGTAGAGGCTATAAAGAACAAACCACAGCAGAAGAAATCTTGAGTGATATTCAAGCTGCAATTACTTACTTGAGAACTCTGCCAAATGTCCAAAAAGATGCAATTGGATCTATTGGTTTCTGCTTTGGTGGTCATGTTGTGTACTTAGCAGCTACTCTGCCAGATATTAAAGTTACAGCTTCCTTCTACGGTGGCGGAATTACCAACTCTATACCTGGTGGTGGTGAACCTACTATCACTCATACTTCAGAGATTAAAGGCCCCATTTACGCCTTCTTTGGTACTGAAGATCGAGGAATCCCTCTAGAACACACAGAACAAATTGAAGCCGAACTCAAGAAACATCAAATTCCTCATAAAATCTTCCGCTATGAAGGTGCAGAGCATGGCTTTTTCTGCAACCATCGCGCCAGCTACAATCCCGAAGCCGCCGCCGACGCTTGGCAAAAGGTTTTAGAACTATTCCAAAAAACCCTGCAACTGCAAACAGTCTAA
- a CDS encoding metal dependent phosphohydrolase encodes MNTLKLTGKFEQALVYATRLHANQTRKISDIPYIAHLLSVAALVLEAGGTEEEAIAALLHDSIEDQGGKAIREEIRQSFGDAVVAIIDGCTESDTLPKPPWQERKNRYLENLRHSSVSVRRVSLADKLHNARSLLADWRQYGDSIWTHFKTGREGTLWFYQSLVQVYRQTGSDWMTEELERVVGQLQQENVS; translated from the coding sequence ATGAATACATTAAAGTTGACAGGCAAATTTGAACAAGCATTAGTCTACGCAACTCGTCTTCATGCCAATCAAACACGTAAGATTAGCGATATTCCTTATATTGCTCACTTGTTGAGTGTAGCCGCATTGGTATTAGAAGCTGGCGGGACTGAAGAAGAAGCGATCGCAGCTTTGTTGCACGATAGCATAGAAGACCAAGGCGGCAAAGCTATTCGTGAAGAAATCCGCCAATCTTTTGGTGATGCAGTTGTCGCAATTATCGATGGTTGCACAGAGTCGGATACTCTACCTAAACCACCTTGGCAAGAACGTAAGAATCGATATTTAGAAAACCTGCGTCATTCTTCTGTCTCAGTCCGCAGAGTATCTTTGGCAGATAAACTACATAATGCCAGATCGCTACTAGCAGACTGGCGACAATATGGTGACAGCATTTGGACTCATTTTAAAACTGGTAGAGAGGGTACTTTATGGTTTTATCAATCATTAGTGCAAGTGTATCGTCAGACAGGCTCTGATTGGATGACAGAGGAACTAGAACGAGTTGTTGGTCAGTTGCAACAGGAAAATGTTAGCTAA